In Methanothermus fervidus DSM 2088, a single genomic region encodes these proteins:
- a CDS encoding hypothetical protein (KEGG: mae:Maeo_0646 hypothetical protein~SPTR: A2BVF0 Putative uncharacterized protein), whose amino-acid sequence MKSQYKNLVEIYNNLENKATTMALIEGIIICIMSLSITQLMKLSNFVFLLILPLIFLSSSEIYSIKSMFLQINEEDNEIKKFQEKITLKRKYVNKAIKFFILGLFTYIIIFIFLFFEVKFKY is encoded by the coding sequence GTGAAATCACAATATAAAAATTTAGTTGAAATATATAATAATTTAGAAAATAAAGCAACTACAATGGCACTAATAGAGGGTATAATAATTTGCATTATGAGTTTAAGCATAACACAGTTAATGAAGCTTTCAAACTTTGTATTTCTTCTCATACTTCCTCTAATTTTTTTAAGTTCATCTGAAATTTATAGTATTAAGTCAATGTTTTTACAAATCAATGAAGAAGACAATGAAATTAAAAAATTTCAGGAGAAAATAACATTGAAAAGAAAATATGTGAATAAGGCCATAAAATTTTTTATTCTTGGATTGTTTACATATATCATAATCTTTATTTTTTTATTTTTTGAAGTTAAA